The proteins below are encoded in one region of Shewanella putrefaciens:
- the mlaD gene encoding outer membrane lipid asymmetry maintenance protein MlaD, translating into MLTRKIELLVGVFLLTGLAAFLVLVFNVANIEVKTSDSSYTLTANFTNIGGLKVRSPVKVGGVVVGRVSNIDLDPVKLVAVVTIVMDKRYDKFPETSSLAILTSGLLGEQFLGLTPGFMDDDVGMLKDGDKIDDTRSALVLEDLIGQFLYSMGSKDK; encoded by the coding sequence ATGTTGACACGAAAAATTGAATTATTAGTGGGTGTGTTTCTTTTAACGGGTTTAGCCGCCTTCTTGGTATTGGTGTTTAACGTCGCCAATATCGAGGTGAAAACCAGCGACAGTAGCTACACCTTAACGGCCAATTTCACTAATATTGGCGGCCTTAAAGTGCGCTCTCCGGTCAAAGTGGGCGGGGTTGTGGTTGGACGGGTGAGTAATATTGACCTCGATCCAGTCAAACTGGTGGCCGTCGTGACGATTGTGATGGACAAACGTTACGATAAATTCCCAGAAACCAGTAGTTTAGCTATTTTGACTTCGGGTTTGCTTGGAGAGCAATTCCTCGGTTTAACCCCAGGGTTTATGGATGACGATGTGGGCATGCTTAAGGATGGCGATAAGATTGACGATACTCGCTCAGCCTTAGTATTAGAGGACCTGATTGGTCAGTTTTTATATAGTATGGGTTCAAAGGATAAATAG